DNA sequence from the Bordetella genomosp. 9 genome:
CCGCACAGGCGGAGAGGCCGGCGGCGGCTCGGGCGAGCCACCGCCGAGCGGGGCGGGTTCCCGCGGCTCGTTCCGGCGTCATCGGCGCGCGCCGCGACGGGTGGCGCTCGTTATGGTCGTCCTGCATCCTTGTCTCCCTTGACGCCTGTCCGGGACGCGACGTCCCGCACGGCTTCAATATCGTTGTCGCCTATATCGTTGTCGTTCGTACAACTACTAGTTTGCGGATTGTGATGCCGGCCGGGGCGAGCCGTCAATCGGGCAAAAACGCATATGTTTATAAGTGCCGGGTTCCATGCGGCGCAGCAATAGGGCGCCGCCAAACCCTGCATCGTTGCGAGCGGCGGATTATCGTAGTAGTGTACGCAACGACGATAACAAGGAAACCGGCCGGGACCTCTCACGGACCCATATCCCCGGCTTAGCCATCGAGGCCGCCCATTGAGCACCATCCGCAAGATCACCCTGCGCCGCCTGCGCCTGCCCCTGTCCAGCCCTTACCGGCTGTCCTACCGCACCTTCACCGAATTCGAGCCATACCTGGTGGAACTGGAAGACGACAGCGGGCGGCAGTCCTTCGCGGATGGACACGTGTCCCCGGGCTCGAGCAGCGAAACGCGGGAAGGGGCATGGGCCTTCTGCCTGGAACAATTGGCGCTGCTGCCCGGCCGTGACACCGCGCAGGCCAGGCAGGCCCTGCTGGCCCGGTTCGAGGACAGCAAGGTGGCCGTCACCGCCATGGTGTGCGCGATCGAGGCGCTGGAAGGCTCGCGCTTTCTCGACGTCGCGCAGGACACGGTGCTGCCCCTGCTGGTCCCCGTCAGCGCGCAGGAACCGGCGGCCATCGCCGAGGAAATCGACCGCCGCGTCGCCGCCGGCTTCCACGTCTTCAAGGTGAAAGTGGGCAAGGACGTGCGGGCGGACCTGGATCGCGTGCGCGCCATCCAGCAGGCGGCGGGCGGCCGCGCGACCCTGCGCCTGGATGCCAACCGCGCCTACAGCCGTGAAGACGCGATCGCCTTCGTCGGCGAGCTGGACCCCGCGGGCATCGATCTGTTCGAACAGCCCTGCGACGCCGACGACTGGGACGCCAATGCGGCCGTCGCCAACGCCAGTCCCGTGCCCCTGATGCTGGACGAGCCGATCTGCGCGCTGGCCGATATCGATCGCGCCGCCACCCTACG
Encoded proteins:
- a CDS encoding mandelate racemase/muconate lactonizing enzyme family protein; translated protein: MSTIRKITLRRLRLPLSSPYRLSYRTFTEFEPYLVELEDDSGRQSFADGHVSPGSSSETREGAWAFCLEQLALLPGRDTAQARQALLARFEDSKVAVTAMVCAIEALEGSRFLDVAQDTVLPLLVPVSAQEPAAIAEEIDRRVAAGFHVFKVKVGKDVRADLDRVRAIQQAAGGRATLRLDANRAYSREDAIAFVGELDPAGIDLFEQPCDADDWDANAAVANASPVPLMLDEPICALADIDRAATLRNVGYCKLKLKRFGSMERLAEGLNRVHAKGMRPVLGDGLGSEIHNWMEACVARGIIDNAGEFNGFLKHPAKLLRQPLGFENGAVIMPAGYRPALDRAAVEAFTIERRDFGG